The window CGCCGTCACCGACGACGCCGAGGCCGCCGCCGCGCCGACCGCCGAACGGATCGGGCTGAGCGTCGCCGAGCTGCTCGCGACGCCGTTCGTGCTCATCGGCACCGAGGACGAGATCGTCGCGGCAGTCGCCGCACACCGGCGTCGCTGGGGCGTCACCCGCTTCGTCGTACGCGAGGACGCACTCGACCCGCTCACGCCGGTGCTGGCCCGCCTCGCCGCCTGAGCGACGCATCGACGGCAATCGGGGCGGGGACGCTTCCGGTCATCGAAACTTTCTGACATCATCCGGCAGATAGATCGAAGGTTATGACCATGGAGGTTCGGATGCGTACCCGCCTGACGAGTTCCCTCAGCGTCGCCCTGCTGGCGACCGCCGCCTTCCTGGTGCCGGCGTCGCCCGCCGCCGCCGCGCCGTCGTTCCGCACACCCTTCCCGTGCAACCAGACGTGGTCCGGCCAGACCCGCACCGCCCACAGCCCGCAGTACGCGATCGACTTCAACCGGACCGACGACCACGGCGATCCGGTCAAGGCCAGCGCCCCGGGCACGGTGGACGTCGTCGCCAACCTCGGCGACACCAGCTACGGGCGGTACGTGCGGATCAACCACGGCAACGGGTACACCACCTACTACGCCCACCTCAGCGGATTCAACGTCTCGGTCGGCCAGTCCGTCGGCTACAGCACCACCATCGGGTACGTGGGCAACAGCGGCGGCTCCTCCGGCTCGCACCTGCACTACGAGCAGCGCCTGAACGGCAGCGACATCAAGGTGCGCTTCAGCGGCAACCTGGCGCTCTACTTCGGGACGCAGAACTACACGCGTACCGCCGGCTGCTGATCCGGCGCGACGCCGCCGGCCGGCCGGTCGGCGGCGTCGCCCCGGTACGGTGCGCGCCCGCCACAGCGCATCCGATCCGCCGTCCGTACCCGAAGATGGGAGCATGCGGATCCTCATGGCCGGCGCGTCCGGCTTCCTCGGCACCCGGCTGGTCGACCGGCTCACGGCGGAAGGCCACCAGGTCACCCGGCTGGTCCGCCGGCCGCCGCGCACCGCCGACGAGCGGCAGTGGAACCCGTCCGCCGCGCAGCTCGACCCGGCGGTGGTGGCGGAGGCGGACGCGGTCGTCAACCTGGCCGGCGCGGGCGTGGGCGACAAGCGGTGGAACGACGGGTACCGGCAGCTGATCCGGTCCAGCCGGGTCGACACCACCACCACGCTGGCGATCACCATCGCCGGCCTGCCCGAAGCCGACCGGCCGAGGACACTGCTGAACTCCTCGGCGGTCGGCTGGTACGGCAACACCGGCGACCGGGCGGTCGAGGAGGACGCCCCGGCGGGCGAGGGCTTCCTGGCCGACGTCTGCCGGGTCTGGGAGGCCGCGACCCGGCCGGCCGAGGACGCGGGCGTACGCGTCGTGCGGCTGCGCATCGGGCTGCCGCTGCACCGCGACGGCGGGCTGCTCAAGCCGCAACTGCTGCCCTTCCGGCTGGGCATCGCCGGGCGGCTCGGCAGCGGCCGGCAGTGGCTGCCATGGATCTCCATGGCGGACTGGCTGGACGCCGCGCGGTTCGTGCTGGACCGCGACGACCTGGTGGGGCCGGTCAACCTGGTCGGGCCGGCCCCGGTGACCAACGCCGAGTTCACCCGGGAGCTGGCCCGGCAGCTGCGCCGGCCGGCGATCGTCCCGATCCCGGCGCTGGCGTTGAAGGTGGTGCTGGGCGGCTTCGCCCACGAGGCGCTGACCAGCACCCGCGTCCTCCCGGGCGTGCTCACCGGGGCCGGCTTCACCTACCGCCACCCCACTTTGGCCGCCGCCCTGCACGCGGCCCTCACCGCCCCCTGAGCCGGTCGACCATGAAGTTGTCGTCACGCCGCGCGGGGCGGGGTGACGACAACTTCATGATCGGCGCGTCGGGAGCGGGATCAGCAGCCGATCACCCAGTGGTTGGGGCCGGTCTGCTTGAGGGTGCTGGTGTAGAAGGTGTTGTAGAGGCCCATCCGCTGGTTCGAGCCGTTGGCGTAGGCGTAGCCGCCGGACTGGTAGGCACGACCGGCGGCGACGTGCGCGTAGTTGCTGGCCGTGACGCAGGTCGGCGCCGTGGTCGGGCTGGCGGTCGGGGAGGCGGTGGGGCTCGCGGTCGGGGACGCGGTGGGGCTCGCCGTCGGCGTCGGGGTGGGGTTCGTCCCGCCGTTCAGGCCGAAGAAGACCGCGTCGTGGTACGCCGAGCAGATGGTGTCGAGCATGTACGCGGCGGCGGTGCCGCACTGCTCGGCACCCGGGCCCGGGTCGACCGGGGTGCCGTGACCCATGCCGGAGACCCGGTAGACGCGCACGTCGTTGTTGCCGTACACCTCCAGGCTGGTGTTGGCGGGCAGCGACGCGGTGCTGGTGGGGGTCTGCGAGACGCCCCGGACGTTGGTCCACTGGTCGCGCAGCTCGGTGGCGTTGGCCGGCACGACGGTGGAGTCCGACGTGCCGTGCCAGATGGCGACCCGGGGGCGCGGGCCGGTGTGCCCGGGGTACGCGGCCCGGACCACGTTGCCCCACTCCTGCGGGGTCTTGTTCACCCCGCTGTACTGGCAGGTGCTGGTGGAGGCGGGCGGCGAGCAGCGGTACGGCAGGCCGGCGACGACCGAGCCGGCGGCGAAGACGTCCGGGTAGGTGGCCAGCATGACCGCGCTCATTCCCCCGCCGGCGGAGAGGCCGCTGACGAACACCCGGCGGGCGTCGGTGCCGTAGTTGTTCCGCGCGTGGTCGACCATCTGCCTGATCGACAGGGCCTCGCCGGAGCCTCGGGTGATGTCCTGCTCGACGAACCAGTTGAAGCAGCTCAGCGGCTGGTTGGCGCTGGACTGCTGCGGCACGATCAGGGTGAACTTCCACTGGTCGGCGAACTTCTGCCAGCCGGAGTTGGCGAAGTAGCCGGCCGCGTTCTGGGTGCAGCCGTGCAGCAGCACGACGGCCGGGGCGCCCGCCGGCAGGTTGTCCGGCCGGTACGCGTACATGGCGAGGTTGCCCGGGTTGGAGCCGAAGTTGGTGACCTGGGTGAGGGTGGCGGCCTGGGCGGGGGCGGCGACGGTCGCCACCGCGGCGGCGGCGAGGACCATCCCGGCGACCGCGCCGGTCAGCCGGGAAAGCAGGGACGGGGAGCGACGCACGGGGCCTCCTGGGGACGGGGTGTGAACTGGGTCACCCGCGAATTGCCGCGACGTTACGTCGATACGTCGATGTTGTGACATGGGGCACGGTCACACATTCCGCGCCCGAAGGATGTGCGTCCTGACCGGCGTGCCCCGGTGCGGTTGGTAACGTCCGCTGCGTGCCGACCTCCCCGTCCCTGGCGCCTTCGCCGGCCTCGCCGCCCCGCGTCGTCCGCCACCGGCGGGCCGACCTGATCGTGGCGCTGGTCGCGCTGGCGCTCGCCGTCTGGGTGACCAGCGGGCTGTGGCAGGACCCGAACGCCCGCGCCATCACGGTCAACTCCAGCGACCAGGCGCTCTTCGAGTGGCTGCTGGCCTTCGGCGGCCACGCGGTGACCCACGGCGACGACCCGCTCTTCACCTACCTGGTCAACGTCCCCGACGGGGTGAACCTCGCGGTCAACACCTCGATCACCGTGTACGCGGTGGTCTTCGCGCCGCTGACGTACCTGATCGGGCCGCCGGCCACGTTCCTGGTGATCCTCACCCTCAACCTGGCCGCCACCGCGTTCGCCTGGTACTGGCTGCTCTCCCGGCACCTGGTCCGCAGCCCGCTCGCCGCCGCCGTCGGTGGGCTGTTCATCGGCTTCTCCCCCGGCATGGTCTCGCACGCCAACGCGCACCTGAACTGGACGGCGGGCTGGCTGGTGCCGCTGCTGATCTGGCGGACCTTCGCGCTGCGCGGCTCCCGGCACCCGCTGCGCGACGGCGCGATCCTCGGCCTGCTCGTCGCCGTCGCCTTCTCCATCGCCGCCGAGGGGCTCTTCTTCACGGCGCTGGCCCTCGGCGTCTTCGTCGCCGTCTGGGCACTGCACCCGGCCCGCCGCGCCGAGGCCCGCGCGGCGCTGCCGACCTTCCTGCGCGGCCTCGGCGTGACCGCCGTCGTCGCGGGCGTGCTGCTGGCGTACCCGCTGTGGCTGCACTTCGCCGGCCCGCAGCGCTTCCACGGCACCGGCTTCGACGCGGTCATCCACTCCGAGGACGTCGTCGCCTACGGGGCGTACCCGCGCCGCTCGCTGGCCGGGGAGGTGGGCCTGGGTACCCGGCTGGCGCCGAACCCGACCGAGGAGAACTCGTTCTTCGGCATCGGGCTGCTGCTGCTCACCGTCGCCTGCTTCGTGGCGCTGTGGCGCCGGGCCGACGCGGCCCGCCGGGCGACTCTCTGGGCGCTGGGCGTGACCGCCGTCGTGTTCACCGTGCTCTCCTTCGGCCCCGAGGCCAAGATCGACGGCCGCCGTACGGACCTGCCGATGCCGTTCGACCTGCTCGGGCACCTGCCGGTGGTGAACGCCGCCCTGCCCGCCCGGCTGGCGCTGGTCGTGGCGCCGGTGATCGGGGTGCTGCTCGCGTACGCCGTCGACCAGCTCCGCGCCGATCCGCCCCGGCGCCGCCGGACGCGGCTGGCCTGGTGGGCGGGGTTCGCGCTGGCGCTGCTGCCGCTGGTGCCGACGCCGCTGCTGACCATCGAACGCGAGCCGATCCCGCGCTTCATCACCGCCGGGACGTGGCGGGAGTACGTCTCCCCCGGCGGGGTGCTGACCCCGGTGCCGCTGACCCTCGACGTCTACCCCGACGGCCAGCGCTGGCAGGCGTACGCGCTGGCGCACCGGCAGGGCGAGTTCGCCATCCCCTCCGGTTTCTTCCTCGGCCCCGGCGGCCCGGACGGGCGGGGACGGATCGGCCCGCCGCCGCGCCCGTTCAGCGCGCTGGTGGACCAGGCCGGCCGGACCGGGCTGGTGCCGATCATCACGGAGGGCAGCCTCCAGGAGGTCCGCGCCGACCTGCG is drawn from Micromonospora sp. NBC_01740 and contains these coding sequences:
- a CDS encoding M23 family metallopeptidase, which codes for MRTRLTSSLSVALLATAAFLVPASPAAAAPSFRTPFPCNQTWSGQTRTAHSPQYAIDFNRTDDHGDPVKASAPGTVDVVANLGDTSYGRYVRINHGNGYTTYYAHLSGFNVSVGQSVGYSTTIGYVGNSGGSSGSHLHYEQRLNGSDIKVRFSGNLALYFGTQNYTRTAGC
- a CDS encoding TIGR01777 family oxidoreductase, which produces MRILMAGASGFLGTRLVDRLTAEGHQVTRLVRRPPRTADERQWNPSAAQLDPAVVAEADAVVNLAGAGVGDKRWNDGYRQLIRSSRVDTTTTLAITIAGLPEADRPRTLLNSSAVGWYGNTGDRAVEEDAPAGEGFLADVCRVWEAATRPAEDAGVRVVRLRIGLPLHRDGGLLKPQLLPFRLGIAGRLGSGRQWLPWISMADWLDAARFVLDRDDLVGPVNLVGPAPVTNAEFTRELARQLRRPAIVPIPALALKVVLGGFAHEALTSTRVLPGVLTGAGFTYRHPTLAAALHAALTAP
- a CDS encoding extracellular catalytic domain type 1 short-chain-length polyhydroxyalkanoate depolymerase produces the protein MRRSPSLLSRLTGAVAGMVLAAAAVATVAAPAQAATLTQVTNFGSNPGNLAMYAYRPDNLPAGAPAVVLLHGCTQNAAGYFANSGWQKFADQWKFTLIVPQQSSANQPLSCFNWFVEQDITRGSGEALSIRQMVDHARNNYGTDARRVFVSGLSAGGGMSAVMLATYPDVFAAGSVVAGLPYRCSPPASTSTCQYSGVNKTPQEWGNVVRAAYPGHTGPRPRVAIWHGTSDSTVVPANATELRDQWTNVRGVSQTPTSTASLPANTSLEVYGNNDVRVYRVSGMGHGTPVDPGPGAEQCGTAAAYMLDTICSAYHDAVFFGLNGGTNPTPTPTASPTASPTASPTASPTASPTTAPTCVTASNYAHVAAGRAYQSGGYAYANGSNQRMGLYNTFYTSTLKQTGPNHWVIGC
- a CDS encoding DUF2079 domain-containing protein; this translates as MPTSPSLAPSPASPPRVVRHRRADLIVALVALALAVWVTSGLWQDPNARAITVNSSDQALFEWLLAFGGHAVTHGDDPLFTYLVNVPDGVNLAVNTSITVYAVVFAPLTYLIGPPATFLVILTLNLAATAFAWYWLLSRHLVRSPLAAAVGGLFIGFSPGMVSHANAHLNWTAGWLVPLLIWRTFALRGSRHPLRDGAILGLLVAVAFSIAAEGLFFTALALGVFVAVWALHPARRAEARAALPTFLRGLGVTAVVAGVLLAYPLWLHFAGPQRFHGTGFDAVIHSEDVVAYGAYPRRSLAGEVGLGTRLAPNPTEENSFFGIGLLLLTVACFVALWRRADAARRATLWALGVTAVVFTVLSFGPEAKIDGRRTDLPMPFDLLGHLPVVNAALPARLALVVAPVIGVLLAYAVDQLRADPPRRRRTRLAWWAGFALALLPLVPTPLLTIEREPIPRFITAGTWREYVSPGGVLTPVPLTLDVYPDGQRWQAYALAHRQGEFAIPSGFFLGPGGPDGRGRIGPPPRPFSALVDQAGRTGLVPIITEGSLQEVRADLRHWRVETIVLPDEVHGAKWPVDEEAVRRTVTSLLGPPERVDDVWLWRVPQG